Proteins encoded within one genomic window of Chlamydiota bacterium:
- a CDS encoding inositol monophosphatase has product MSSFLETAAAAARAAAAVIKRDFGRPAGVRFKARMNPVTETDLAAEHAALQVLERAFPSHDILTEESAQAPRRSDYLWVVDPMDGTVNFTHAYPCVCASVGLLGGGELLAGAVCDPIRDELFTAEKGKGAALNGSPIRVSPVSALEGSLLCTGFPYRLVENPGETFRVFERVSLLAQGVRRDGSAALDICYVAAGRFDGFWERELKPWDTAAGVLILREAGGLATDFSGRQFDPFVPEIAATNSRIHDELIRALSPAGPAADRA; this is encoded by the coding sequence ATGAGTTCGTTCCTGGAGACGGCGGCCGCCGCGGCGCGGGCGGCGGCGGCGGTCATCAAACGGGACTTCGGCAGGCCCGCCGGGGTGCGCTTCAAGGCCAGGATGAACCCGGTCACGGAGACGGACCTCGCCGCCGAGCACGCCGCCCTCCAGGTCCTCGAACGGGCGTTCCCCTCCCACGACATCCTCACCGAGGAGTCGGCGCAGGCGCCGCGCCGCTCCGACTATCTCTGGGTCGTCGACCCGATGGACGGCACCGTCAACTTCACGCACGCATACCCGTGCGTCTGCGCCTCCGTGGGGCTGCTGGGCGGCGGGGAGCTCCTCGCGGGGGCGGTCTGCGACCCGATCCGCGACGAGCTCTTCACCGCCGAGAAGGGCAAGGGCGCCGCCCTGAACGGCTCACCGATCCGCGTCTCCCCCGTTTCCGCGCTCGAGGGAAGCCTCCTCTGCACCGGTTTCCCGTACCGCCTCGTGGAGAACCCCGGGGAAACCTTTCGGGTATTCGAGCGCGTCTCGCTGCTCGCGCAGGGGGTGCGGCGCGACGGTTCCGCCGCGCTCGACATCTGCTACGTCGCGGCGGGGCGGTTCGACGGGTTCTGGGAACGGGAACTCAAGCCATGGGACACCGCGGCAGGCGTTTTGATCCTGCGCGAGGCGGGGGGGCTCGCCACGGACTTCTCGGGGCGGCAGTTCGACCCGTTTGTGCCGGAGATCGCCGCCACGAACTCCCGCATCCACGACGAGCTGATCCGCGCCCTCTCCCCCGCGGGGCCGGCGGCCGATCGGGCGTAG